Part of the Sodalinema gerasimenkoae IPPAS B-353 genome is shown below.
GTGGCAAGAGACGGATCTTTGATTTCATGCTTGATTTGTATGGATGTTGCGGTCATAAACTCTGTTGGCTATGCTTATTTTTCGATGGTCACGGACTTGATTTTGTCGCCCTGGCGAATGGCATTGACGACGTCCATGTCTTGGGTTTGTCCGAAGACCGTATGCACCCCATCCAGGTGGGGTTGCGGTTCATGGCAGATGAAGAACTGACTGCCACCGGTGTCAGGGCCCGCATGAGCCATCGACATCGTCCCGGCGACGTGCTTATTGTTGTTGATTTCACACTTGATGGTGTAGCCAGGGCCACCGGTTCCCGTGCCGTTGGGACATCCCCCCTGAATCATGAAGTTGGGGATGACACGGTGGAAGTTGAGACCGTCGTAAAACCCTTTTTCAGAGAGTTCGACGAAATTTTTAACCGTGTTGGGGGCATCCTCATCGAAAAAATCGATGTTGATCGTGCCTTTATCGGTTTCCAGGATAGCTCGGGTCATAAAGATAATTGTTCCGCGATGCAAACTCAACTATGGTAACTTAAGCTGGCTTTGGCTTCTTGGGGAAACACACGTGGAACGGTATTTTGCAACGGTAGCACCTGGGTTAGAGGCGATCGCCGCCGAGGAATTGACTCAGTTGGGGGCGCAATCAGTCGAGACGCACTTTTCAGGAGTCGCGTTCCAGGGCGATCGCCGTTTACTCTATCGAGTGAACCTCTGGGGGCGCACCCTCTTCCGAGTTCTCGTACCCCTGACCGAGTTCCCTTGTACATCAGCCAAACAACTGTATCAGGAAGTGCGATCAATTCCCTGGGAGAACTATCTAACTCCCGAGGACAGCCTGGCCGTGGACTGTACCGGCAAAAATCGCGCCCTCAATCATAGCCATTTCAGCGCCCTCCAGGTCAAAAATGCCATCGTCGATCAACAGCGAGAGCAATTTGGCAGTCGTTCCAGCGTCGAACTCGACAGTCCCAACCTGCGGATTAACCTGCACATCCACCGCGATCGCGCCACCCTGAGTTTAGACAGTTCCGGCAGCAGTCTCCATCGTCGAGGCTACCGGGCCGCCGTCGGAACCGCTCCCCTCAAAGAAACCCTCGCCGCTGGGATCTTAAAATTAGCCCGCTATTCCCCAGAACTCCCCTTTCTCGATCCCCTCTGTGGTTCAGGACGCTGGGATCTTAAAATTAGCCCGCTATTCCCCAGAACTCCCCTTTCTCGATCCCCTCTGTGGTTCAGGCACCCTCCCCCTCGAAGCCGCCCTACAAGCCGCCAACATCGCCCCTGGACTCTTCCGAGAGCGATTCGGCAACCCTCCCCCTCGAAGCCGCCCTACAAGCCGCCAACATCGCCCCTGGACTCTTCCGAGAGCGATTCGGCTTCGAGAATTGGCCCGACTTCGACGCGACTCTCTGGCAAACCTTAAAAGACGAAGCCCAAGCCGCCCGTCGAGACACCTGTCCGGCCTATATTGGCGGCAGTGATTGGGACGACAACATCCTCGAACAAGCCCGCCGCAACGCCGCCGCCGCCGGAGTCAGCCAACAGATTGAGTTTCGCTATCAAGATATCCGCGACTTGGAAGCCCCGAGCGATCGCGGGTTATTAATCTGTAATCCCCCCTATGGAGAACGACTTGGAGACGTACAAGAACTACGTAGTTTCTATCGCCTCCTCGGAGATATTTTCAAGCAACAGTTCAAAGGTTGGACTGCCTATGTATTCACCGGCAATCGAGAACTGGCCAAGGAAGTCGGATTACGTCCAGCCCGACGGATTCCCCTATCTAGTGGTGGCCTCGATTGTCGTCTATTAGAATTTGAGTTGTATTAGGGGGAAGAAGGCAAAAGGCAAGAGGGGGGAAGAAGGCAAGAGGCAAGAGGGGGGAAGAAGGCAAGCAATACCTCCTCCTCTTTGTCCCTATTCCTCCTCTTCCTTCTCTTCCTGCGTGTCCTCTGTGACTCTGTGGTTCTCCTCCCTCCCCCTCAAAGGGGCTTAAAATAGGACGAACTCTGTTCAATCCGTCCCTGATTATCCGTCCAGACCAAATCCGCCTCCGTCACCTTCCGTCCCTCCAACGTAATCAGAGTAAAATTGCGACGCCTCTCATCCCCCTTGCCCACAATCCGGGGAACCGACGCCACATTCAAATAGACCGTTCCCCACTCATCTTGAGCAAACCCTTGGCGGAGTCGTTGTTTTGTATGTCGTAGCCGGTGGTGCATATGACCAAACACCACCAACGCCGGGGGCTGTCCCGCCTCCTGACTCGCTCGAATCGCCGCCGTCAAATCCGGGTCACCGTAATCACTACCAATCGGGTTCCAATCCCGACCACAGGGAGACTCTGGGCTATCCCCCAAGCCAAACGGGCCATTGTGGGCCAACACCAGGCGGATGGGTTGCGTGGCCGCCATCATCGCCGCCGTGATGCGATCGCCCGACTCCTGCAAACTCCCCACCCCGAACTGAGTCTGATA
Proteins encoded:
- a CDS encoding peptidylprolyl isomerase, whose protein sequence is MTRAILETDKGTINIDFFDEDAPNTVKNFVELSEKGFYDGLNFHRVIPNFMIQGGCPNGTGTGGPGYTIKCEINNNKHVAGTMSMAHAGPDTGGSQFFICHEPQPHLDGVHTVFGQTQDMDVVNAIRQGDKIKSVTIEK
- a CDS encoding THUMP domain-containing class I SAM-dependent RNA methyltransferase, with translation MVQAPSPSKPPYKPPTSPLDSSESDSATLPLEAALQAANIAPGLFRERFGFENWPDFDATLWQTLKDEAQAARRDTCPAYIGGSDWDDNILEQARRNAAAAGVSQQIEFRYQDIRDLEAPSDRGLLICNPPYGERLGDVQELRSFYRLLGDIFKQQFKGWTAYVFTGNRELAKEVGLRPARRIPLSSGGLDCRLLEFELY
- a CDS encoding TIGR04168 family protein is translated as MRRLRIAAVGDVHDQWDERDNTILQGWDLDLVLFVGDFGNESLTVVDCVSRLSLPKAVVLGNHDAWYTATPWGRKKCPYNRRQENHFQRQLEILGGDRVGYGLRDYPELGVSVVGGRPCSWGGSTWNLQEFYQTQFGVGSLQESGDRITAAMMAATQPIRLVLAHNGPFGLGDSPESPCGRDWNPIGSDYGDPDLTAAIRASQEAGQPPALVVFGHMHHRLRHTKQRLRQGFAQDEWGTVYLNVASVPRIVGKGDERRRNFTLITLEGRKVTEADLVWTDNQGRIEQSSSYFKPL